In Flavobacterium sp. GSB-24, the genomic window TAATTCACCATGAAGGAAGTACGTTGCAGCAACTAGGTGGAGAAAACGGGAATCCGTTTTACTTAATTATGCCGCATTGGTTTTTACCATTCGGAATTGTAGTGGCAACATTAGCAGCTGTAATTGCTTCTCAAGCGCTTATCAGCGGATCATTTACTTTGATAAATGAAGCTATGCGTTTGAATTTCTGGCCTAAAGTAAAAATCAAATATCCAACAGAAGTAAAAGGTCAATTATACATTCCGTCAATCAACTGGTTATTGTTTTTTGGTTGTGTTGGAATCGTTTTACATTTTGAAAAATCTGGAAACATGGAGCATGCGTATGGTCTTGCCATTATTTTATGTATGATCATGACCACGATTTTGTTGAATTATTACTTAATCATGAAACGTGTGAAATTATATTTCATGGTTCCGTTGATCACAATTTATCTTTTGATTGAATTTAGTTTCCTTTTTGCTAATATCACGAAATTCGCTGAAGGTGGTTATGTAACATTGATTATTGCAAGTATGCTGATCTCTGTAATGACTATTTGGTACTTAGCTAAGAAAATTAATAAAAACTACACGAAAGTGGTTAAAATTGATGACTACAAACGTGTATTAGTAGAACTAAGCCAAGATTTATCTATTCCGAAATATGCGACACACTTAGTTTACATGACCAATGCAAATCGAGTTGATGAATTGGAGGAAAAAGTAATTTATTCTATTCTGCAAAAACGCCCAAAAAGAGCTGATATTTATTGGTTTGTTCACGTTAATATCTTGACAGAACCTTATAAAACACAATACAAGGTAACAGAAATCGCTAAAGACGATATTTATAGAATTGACTTTAATTTAGGTTTTAGAGAACCTACTAAAATCAATTTGATGTTTAGAGAAGTTATCAAAGACATGGTGAAACGCGGCGAAGTAGATATTACAAGCCGTTACGAATCTTTAAACAAAAACAATATTATTGGAGACTTTAAATTTGTTTTATCTGAGAAATTCTTATCAAACGACAACGATTTAAGATGGCATGAAAACATTATCATGAATTCTTACTTCTTTATTAAAAAACTGAGTTTGTCTGAAGAAAGAGCTTTTGGACTAGACAGCAGTTCTGTAAAAATAGAGAAATTCCCAATGGTGCTTCATGCGCCAGAAAATATTGGATTAACGCGTATAATTAAATAAACGCTTTTAAATAATTCAAAAAAACACTCTATCTTTTAGAGTGTTTTTTCTTTTAATGAGAATCTGAATTAAGATTCAGTATTAAAAATTTAACTTTCAATCAATTAATAGTACCTTTGCAACTCAAATATTAAAAATGAGATTACACAGAAATTTAGTTTATACTACCATCGACTCTTTAAATGCAATTTTCAATGAAGGAGAATATGCAGACAAAGTGGTAGCAAGAGCATTAAAAAAAGACAAACGTTGGGGAAGTTCTGACAGGAAGTTTGTTGCTGAAACGATATACGAAATTGTTCGTTGGAAAAGATTGTACGCAGAAATTGCAGATGTTAAGGAACCTTATGACAGAGATAACTTATGGAGGATGTTTGCCGTTTGGGCTGTTCTTCGCGGTTATCCAATTCCTGATTGGAGACAATTGGAAGGAACTCCTGAAAGAAAAATAAAAGGTCGTTTTGACGAATTATCTAAAAACAGAGCTCTAAAAGAATCTATTCCAGATTGGATGGACGAATTAGGAGTTAAAGAATTGGGTGAAAAAGTGTGGGCAAAAGAAATTGCCGCACAAAATCAGCCGGCAAAAGTTATCCTTAGAACCAATACTTTAAAAGGTACTAAAGAAAACCTTAGAAATACTTTGATGGATTTAAATATTGAAACAGAATATTTAAAAGATCAGCCAGAAGCTTTAGTGTTGAAAGAAAGAGCAAACGTATTTTTAACAGATGCTTTTAAACAAGGTCTTTTTGAAGTTCAAGATGCCAATTCACAATTAGTTGCAGGATTTTTGGATGTAAAACCTGGAATGCGTGTTGTTGATACTTGTGCTGGAGCTGGAGGAAAAACATTGCATATGGCTTCTTTAATGGAAAATAAAGGTCAGTTGATTGCAATGGATTTATACGAAAGCAAATTAAAACAACTAAAGCTGCGAGCTAAAAGAAACGGCGCTTTTAATATTGAGTACCGTATTATCGACAGCACAAAAGTGATTAAAAAACTACACGAGAAAGCAGACCGTGTTTTAATTGATGCACCTTGTAGCGGTTTAGGAGTTTTAAAGAGAAATCCAGATTCTAAATGGAAATTACAGCCTGAATTTATTGACAATATTCGTAAAGTACAGAGTGAAGTTTTAGAAAACTATTCTAAAATTGTAAAACCAGGCGGTAAATTAGTTTACGCAACTTGTTCTATATTACCATCAGAAAATCAGGAGCAGGTAGAGAAATTCTTAAAAACAGAAATCGGACAACAATTTACTTTTGTTGAAGACCGTAAAATGCTGGCTTCAGAATCTGGTTTTGACGGATTCTACATGGCACTTTTGGAACGTAAAGCTTAATTTAAATTCCAATATTTTTAAATTCCAAATTCCAATTATTTACGGAATAACTCAATATTTAAAATTCCAAATTCCAATCTTAAACTTGGAATTTGGAATTTTTTAATTTCTGATATTGGTACTTCGTTATCTAATTTTGACAAAGTTTAAAACTTGACAAAATTCTAAACTCAAAGTATTGGAATTTGGAATTTTTAATTTGGAATTTCTTCAAGATTGCAAGGTCGGCTTTCGCAGTAACTTTCCGTTTTCGTTTTCTTTAAATTTTGAAACAAACACAATTTCTTTCGGTTTTTCATATTTTCCCAAAACATCAAAGAAATCGGCTGGAAAGTCTTGCTTTTCACCTTCAATAACCAAAACTAATTTTTCTCCTAAAACAGTATCAGGAAGTCCAGTTACAAAAAATCGGTTACTTATCTTGCCTATCAATTTGGCTTCAATCTGTTCTGGAATCAGCTTCACTCCTCCACTATTAATTACATTATCAATTCTTCCTAGAAAAATAAATTGCTGTTCATTTACCAATTCTACCAGATCATTAGTCACAATTGGTTCATCAGAAATTGTAGAAACATTAATTACTAGACATTGACGTTCGTCTTGAGATATTTTTACGTTTGGCAGAATTGAAAAAACAGAATCTCCCAGACGTTTTGCTGCAATATGAGTAATTGTCTCCGTCATTCCATAAGTTTCATAGATTTCGGTTTTAAGCGGTAAAAGTTGTTCCTCAAGAGAAGAATCCATTTTTGCACCACCGATTATCAGCTTACGAACTTTTGAGAGTTCTTTTATCGAATTTTGAACCTGAAGCGGAACCATCGCAACAAAATCATAAGTTTTAGAATTTAAAGCCAGCGGATGAAGACTTGGCGAAACTACGTCAAGTTCTAATCCTAAAATTAGGCTGCGCACCAACATCATCTTTCCCGCAATAAATTGAGTTGGAAGACACAATAAAGCTTTATCTCCCGGTTTTAAATCGAAGAAATCACCAGTTGCTAAGGCAGAATGAATCATTGCCTGTTTTTGCAGTCGAACTAATTTAGGAAGACCAGTAGTTCCTGAAGTAGTCATTTCGATATATTCTTTTTTATCAAACCAATCCAAAAAGAACTCTCCTATTGATTGTTCGTAAGCATCTCCTTCTTTGATAAAACTATAAGCGACACGACACAAATCTTTTGCGTTTAAATGATAACCATTTAACTTGAAATAATTGTGAACATTTTTATGGGTTAAATTTGACATGATTTTAATTTATTACTTCAATTTTATTAATATCCCCTGTTAATCTTTCTTTCCAATTTGTCCAGCCGTACTTTTTACTGAAAATAAAAAGCAGAATAGGATAAATAACTACAACAGGCAAAATAACATCAATTCCTGCTGATGGCTCCGAAAGATCTTTAAATATAGAATGTGTCTGAAAAACCGACCA contains:
- a CDS encoding methyltransferase domain-containing protein, producing the protein MRLHRNLVYTTIDSLNAIFNEGEYADKVVARALKKDKRWGSSDRKFVAETIYEIVRWKRLYAEIADVKEPYDRDNLWRMFAVWAVLRGYPIPDWRQLEGTPERKIKGRFDELSKNRALKESIPDWMDELGVKELGEKVWAKEIAAQNQPAKVILRTNTLKGTKENLRNTLMDLNIETEYLKDQPEALVLKERANVFLTDAFKQGLFEVQDANSQLVAGFLDVKPGMRVVDTCAGAGGKTLHMASLMENKGQLIAMDLYESKLKQLKLRAKRNGAFNIEYRIIDSTKVIKKLHEKADRVLIDAPCSGLGVLKRNPDSKWKLQPEFIDNIRKVQSEVLENYSKIVKPGGKLVYATCSILPSENQEQVEKFLKTEIGQQFTFVEDRKMLASESGFDGFYMALLERKA
- a CDS encoding AMP-binding protein, with the translated sequence MSNLTHKNVHNYFKLNGYHLNAKDLCRVAYSFIKEGDAYEQSIGEFFLDWFDKKEYIEMTTSGTTGLPKLVRLQKQAMIHSALATGDFFDLKPGDKALLCLPTQFIAGKMMLVRSLILGLELDVVSPSLHPLALNSKTYDFVAMVPLQVQNSIKELSKVRKLIIGGAKMDSSLEEQLLPLKTEIYETYGMTETITHIAAKRLGDSVFSILPNVKISQDERQCLVINVSTISDEPIVTNDLVELVNEQQFIFLGRIDNVINSGGVKLIPEQIEAKLIGKISNRFFVTGLPDTVLGEKLVLVIEGEKQDFPADFFDVLGKYEKPKEIVFVSKFKENENGKLLRKPTLQS
- a CDS encoding KUP/HAK/KT family potassium transporter — translated: MSASHKNLHSKLSIGGLLITLGIIYGDIGTSPLYVMKAILGDHTINADIVLGGISCVFWTLTLQTTIKYVLITLSADNHGEGGIFALYALVKKTKIQWLIVPAIIGGSALLADGIITPPISISSAVEGIRAFYPTMETQTIVYIVISILFVLFTIQQFGTKLVGKFFAPMMLIWFAMLGTLGAIQVINFPEVIKAINPYYAYHLLSIHPDGFFVLGFVFLCTTGAEALYSDMGHCGRKNIRISWIFVKTTLVLNYFGQAAYLIHHEGSTLQQLGGENGNPFYLIMPHWFLPFGIVVATLAAVIASQALISGSFTLINEAMRLNFWPKVKIKYPTEVKGQLYIPSINWLLFFGCVGIVLHFEKSGNMEHAYGLAIILCMIMTTILLNYYLIMKRVKLYFMVPLITIYLLIEFSFLFANITKFAEGGYVTLIIASMLISVMTIWYLAKKINKNYTKVVKIDDYKRVLVELSQDLSIPKYATHLVYMTNANRVDELEEKVIYSILQKRPKRADIYWFVHVNILTEPYKTQYKVTEIAKDDIYRIDFNLGFREPTKINLMFREVIKDMVKRGEVDITSRYESLNKNNIIGDFKFVLSEKFLSNDNDLRWHENIIMNSYFFIKKLSLSEERAFGLDSSSVKIEKFPMVLHAPENIGLTRIIK